One window from the genome of Phycisphaeraceae bacterium encodes:
- a CDS encoding type II/IV secretion system protein: MTPGSESRSFVGSIPRDFARRHLVVPGEASGEVEELLVSDPPPVPEVLHNISVRLRRPISTRVADAEWIAREIDRIFEEARRSTPATEDDSTTRHGTGTDASAGDNPSSGGGVESLLAAADRDLLNIDGKGSLVRLVDAILFEALGRDASDIHLQPLVDQCKVRYRIDGVLHDVRSIPPGVALSVTSRIKVMGRMDIAERRVPQDGRATVTIGTRVIDLRISTVPTSHGERVVLRLLDHSRELQDLQGLGMPPEVATPFLERARRAHGIILSTGPTGSGKTTTLYATLKQVATSQLNVMTIEDPIEYELASSGLSVSQSQVNPRKGITFETGLRHILRQDPDVVMVGEIRDTETARIAIQASLTGHLVLSTLHTNDAPSALTRLIDLGVEPFLIGASLSAVVAQRLVRLVHAPCSGSGCTECLGTGLRGRTGVFELLLVNERLRELVSAGAELAELRMTARQDGMRSLIQEGERLVREGRTTTAEVERVLLGTL, from the coding sequence ATGACCCCCGGAAGTGAATCACGATCGTTCGTGGGCTCGATCCCTCGCGACTTCGCGCGGCGGCATCTCGTCGTCCCCGGAGAAGCGAGCGGTGAAGTTGAAGAGCTCCTTGTCAGCGATCCCCCGCCAGTGCCGGAGGTGCTGCACAACATCTCGGTTCGACTTCGGCGTCCGATCAGCACGCGCGTCGCCGACGCGGAATGGATCGCGCGCGAGATCGACCGCATCTTCGAGGAAGCACGACGCTCGACACCCGCAACGGAGGATGACTCGACAACGCGGCACGGCACTGGCACCGATGCCTCAGCAGGTGACAACCCCTCGTCTGGCGGCGGAGTGGAATCGCTGCTCGCGGCCGCCGATCGCGATCTACTCAACATCGACGGCAAGGGTTCACTCGTTCGACTCGTCGACGCGATCCTCTTCGAAGCGCTCGGTCGCGATGCGAGCGACATCCATCTTCAACCGCTCGTCGACCAATGCAAGGTCCGCTACCGGATCGATGGTGTGCTGCATGATGTCCGGTCCATCCCTCCGGGGGTCGCGCTCTCGGTCACCAGCCGCATCAAGGTGATGGGCAGGATGGACATCGCGGAGCGCCGTGTTCCGCAGGACGGCCGCGCGACAGTGACGATCGGCACACGCGTGATCGACCTGCGGATCTCGACGGTGCCGACGAGTCACGGCGAGCGTGTGGTGCTGCGACTTCTCGATCACTCGCGCGAGCTACAGGATCTCCAGGGGCTCGGCATGCCGCCCGAGGTGGCGACACCGTTCCTCGAGCGTGCGCGGCGCGCACACGGCATCATCCTCTCGACCGGGCCCACCGGATCCGGCAAGACCACGACGCTCTATGCCACACTCAAGCAGGTCGCGACATCGCAGCTCAATGTGATGACGATCGAGGACCCGATCGAATACGAGCTCGCTTCAAGTGGCCTCAGTGTCAGCCAGTCCCAGGTGAACCCCCGGAAGGGAATCACCTTCGAGACCGGCCTGCGTCACATCCTCCGCCAGGACCCCGATGTGGTCATGGTGGGCGAGATCCGCGACACGGAGACCGCGCGCATCGCGATCCAGGCGAGCCTGACGGGTCACCTCGTTCTCTCGACGCTGCACACCAACGATGCACCGAGCGCACTCACGCGACTCATCGATCTCGGTGTCGAACCATTCCTGATCGGCGCGTCGCTCTCGGCGGTGGTCGCCCAGCGCCTGGTGCGGCTCGTTCATGCACCATGTTCCGGCTCCGGTTGCACGGAATGCCTTGGCACGGGACTGCGGGGTCGGACGGGAGTCTTTGAACTGCTTCTCGTCAACGAGCGACTGCGCGAACTCGTCTCTGCCGGTGCAGAACTCGCGGAACTTCGCATGACGGCGCGACAGGATGGCATGCGCTCGCTCATCCAGGAGGGCGAGCGCCTCGTTCGTGAAGGACGGACGACCACCGCGGAAGTCGAGCGCGTGCTTCTGGGGACACTCTGA
- a CDS encoding type II secretion system F family protein — MLWHYEALESDRSANDSVPQVATALRVKGRRGSIRRGEVSAESAAEARAALRSAGLSVLSVRAVENRPSSPERAAATHKDHAPPRVPADSAFQGWLRGRRVQARADALDAIAMLLDSGVPLLQAFETLTTSDGGRDLSSRLRRTLMLVREDLRAGLPLPGALRRHPGWFDPVEVALIDAAESGGGLAPALRELADRNASSAKLTQKLIGALTYPAIVAMVGVAVALFLALRTLPQLTAVLTSSRIETPVLTSAVMAIGGFVVRWGWSVIAVTVLIVVMAVLLGRLRYFRRWSALMGDLRDRLQSRVPLVTRRMAVARVSLLIADLLRAGIPLVDALRLAAPSCRGLASGLGSALVLSAERIERGQSFVESLSPAPGTPAPGTPGPAPGPGSRNGDSDPRARQSNVRGGFRGGFRGGFRGGWFDREFLQLIAVGEASGELAPVLERIGRRYERQAARLIDRLASVLEPATIVLLATFVGIVVMAAVLPLVRLQEVLR; from the coding sequence ATGCTGTGGCACTACGAAGCGCTCGAGTCGGACCGCAGTGCGAACGACTCCGTCCCCCAGGTCGCGACCGCGCTGCGTGTGAAGGGGCGGCGCGGTTCGATCAGGCGCGGCGAGGTGTCTGCGGAGAGCGCAGCCGAGGCGCGTGCGGCGCTGCGATCCGCGGGCCTGAGCGTGCTCTCGGTCCGGGCGGTCGAGAATCGTCCTTCGTCTCCAGAGCGCGCTGCAGCAACTCACAAGGACCATGCACCTCCGCGTGTGCCAGCGGACTCGGCGTTCCAGGGATGGCTGCGCGGTCGCCGGGTCCAGGCCCGCGCCGATGCGCTTGACGCGATCGCGATGCTGCTCGACTCGGGTGTGCCGCTCCTGCAGGCGTTCGAGACGCTGACGACGAGCGATGGCGGTCGCGATCTGTCATCACGCCTGAGACGCACGCTCATGCTCGTTCGCGAGGATCTGCGCGCAGGTCTGCCTCTTCCGGGGGCGCTCCGGAGGCATCCTGGCTGGTTCGATCCGGTCGAGGTCGCGCTCATCGACGCGGCCGAATCCGGTGGCGGACTCGCTCCGGCGCTGCGCGAGCTTGCGGATCGGAATGCGTCGAGCGCGAAGCTCACGCAGAAGCTGATCGGTGCATTGACCTATCCGGCGATCGTGGCGATGGTCGGTGTCGCGGTCGCACTCTTTCTTGCATTGCGCACATTACCGCAGCTCACCGCCGTGCTCACGAGCTCCCGGATCGAGACTCCTGTGTTGACGAGCGCGGTCATGGCGATCGGTGGCTTCGTCGTGCGATGGGGCTGGTCTGTGATTGCGGTCACCGTGCTGATCGTGGTGATGGCTGTCCTGCTCGGACGACTTCGATACTTCCGTCGCTGGTCGGCGTTGATGGGAGACCTGCGCGATCGGCTGCAGAGTCGCGTTCCACTCGTCACGCGTCGGATGGCGGTCGCGCGCGTGTCGCTCCTGATCGCGGATCTCCTGCGCGCGGGCATTCCACTCGTCGATGCACTGCGGCTGGCGGCGCCGTCGTGTCGTGGCCTTGCGTCAGGTCTTGGAAGCGCACTCGTTCTATCCGCCGAGCGGATCGAGCGTGGACAGAGCTTCGTCGAATCGCTCTCCCCCGCCCCCGGAACCCCCGCCCCCGGAACCCCCGGCCCCGCCCCCGGCCCCGGAAGTAGAAATGGAGACTCCGACCCGCGCGCTCGACAATCCAACGTCCGGGGGGGCTTCCGGGGGGGATTCCGGGGGGGATTCCGGGGGGGGTGGTTTGATCGGGAGTTCCTGCAGCTCATCGCGGTGGGTGAAGCGAGCGGCGAACTTGCGCCGGTGCTCGAGCGGATCGGGCGGCGCTACGAGCGCCAGGCCGCTCGGCTCATCGATCGACTTGCAAGCGTGCTCGAACCGGCGACGATCGTGCTGCTCGCGACATTCGTCGGCATCGTGGTGATGGCCGCCGTCCTTCCACTCGTCAGGCT